In Amycolatopsis coloradensis, one genomic interval encodes:
- a CDS encoding ANTAR domain-containing protein — MTFPEATQCREKPEWTAITRELLAVKTIPDAVRVIAETAGRLITSADLITVALCDRDAVTSVPEWRRPLAAALDLAQHRDGGPATAAIDPLGPGFAASDDLLHDTRWPAFAALAGGHGLHAVVSVECRKSASGRPSGSLTAYSHRSGGLTEHDRRTALVLASQASLTLARLHTSEEAERRRTRLLGELEIRDIIGQATGILMNRRGCTAEVANGMLRRWAHELGMDVPDLAHTLLEIGHS; from the coding sequence GTGACGTTTCCAGAAGCCACCCAGTGCCGGGAAAAGCCGGAGTGGACGGCCATCACCCGCGAGCTGCTCGCCGTGAAGACGATCCCCGACGCGGTGCGTGTCATCGCCGAAACCGCCGGGCGCCTGATCACCTCCGCCGACCTGATCACCGTCGCCTTGTGCGACCGTGACGCGGTGACGTCCGTCCCCGAGTGGCGGCGGCCACTGGCCGCCGCGCTCGACCTGGCACAGCACCGCGACGGCGGTCCGGCCACGGCCGCCATCGACCCGCTTGGTCCCGGTTTCGCCGCGAGCGACGATCTTCTTCACGACACGCGCTGGCCCGCCTTCGCCGCACTGGCCGGCGGTCACGGTCTCCATGCGGTCGTGTCGGTGGAATGCCGGAAGTCCGCTTCCGGTCGCCCCTCCGGCTCGCTGACCGCCTATTCGCACCGTTCCGGCGGACTGACCGAGCATGACCGCAGAACGGCCTTGGTGCTCGCCTCGCAAGCGTCGCTGACGCTCGCGCGTCTCCACACCTCCGAAGAAGCCGAACGGCGACGGACCCGGCTGCTCGGCGAACTCGAGATCCGCGACATCATCGGCCAGGCGACGGGAATCCTGATGAACCGGCGTGGCTGCACCGCGGAGGTGGCGAACGGCATGCTGCGCCGGTGGGCGCACGAGCTCGGGATGGATGTGCCCGACCTCGCGCACACCCTGCTGGAGATCGGGCATTCCTGA